In Ferrimicrobium sp., a single window of DNA contains:
- a CDS encoding glycosyltransferase family 2 protein, with protein sequence MLGGGQRVVVVVPAYSAERNIEATSAEIDFGVVDRVIVVDDASHDHTLQRAKSCNALVVAHKMNQGYGANQRTCYGLALDDHADIVVMVLGDYQYSPRLIPSLAGLIASGHYDMALGSRFLGNGAREGGMPWWRYLANRVLTAFENAVVGQKLSEYHTGLRAFSRDLLVSMPFHQFSNDFVFDSEALAYAVASGARIGEVSCPTRYSPDSSSISFRRSIRYGLGVVRTSLACRRSFDGHGRGIFTGVTKSVHGERGSLSPVAKTVEFHAPRPMSQSLLEVGSAGDGDRIAGLIADPPALVGTPHGEEARMPSTQAV encoded by the coding sequence ATGTTAGGGGGGGGTCAACGAGTAGTCGTGGTGGTTCCTGCCTACAGCGCAGAGCGGAACATTGAGGCCACTAGTGCCGAGATTGACTTTGGTGTTGTGGACCGGGTCATTGTGGTCGATGATGCGAGTCATGATCATACGCTCCAAAGAGCAAAGAGTTGTAATGCGTTGGTCGTTGCCCATAAAATGAATCAAGGTTATGGTGCCAATCAGCGGACCTGTTATGGGCTTGCGCTAGATGATCATGCAGATATTGTTGTCATGGTGCTTGGGGATTATCAGTATTCACCCCGCTTGATTCCGTCGCTTGCTGGTCTCATCGCATCGGGCCACTACGACATGGCACTTGGATCACGATTTCTTGGTAATGGTGCCCGGGAAGGTGGGATGCCTTGGTGGCGGTACCTGGCTAATCGCGTTCTCACAGCTTTTGAGAATGCTGTGGTGGGACAGAAATTATCTGAGTATCACACAGGCTTGCGCGCCTTCTCGCGAGATCTGCTTGTGTCGATGCCCTTCCATCAGTTCTCCAATGATTTCGTCTTTGATAGCGAGGCGTTGGCCTATGCGGTTGCCAGTGGTGCACGCATTGGAGAGGTTTCCTGTCCAACTCGTTATTCGCCGGACTCGTCCTCGATCAGCTTTCGACGGTCGATCCGTTATGGTCTTGGAGTGGTGCGCACGTCGCTAGCATGTCGACGATCTTTCGATGGCCACGGCCGAGGAATTTTTACCGGGGTAACCAAGTCAGTCCATGGTGAGCGGGGCTCTCTTTCACCGGTGGCGAAAACTGTTGAGTTCCATGCTCCACGACCAATGTCCCAGTCACTTCTTGAGGTGGGTTCGGCGGGAGACGGTGATCGAATAGCCGGACTGATAGCTGATCCACCCGCACTGGTGGGCACGCCTCATGGCGAGGAGGCTCGGATGCCTTCGACTCAAGCCGTCTGA
- a CDS encoding class D sortase translates to MALGLLLVGRIGLFYARSSIVGGEKIRAVVDARQGKPWPTGVIALLRIPGISLVAPVEQGVGDNVLNVAVGHLPSSVMPGVAGTSIIAAHNVSWFSGLGGLRRGSLVEVDTPTQQQVYRVDWHKVVHTGSPVVDTATPSVVLEACWPLNALYLTSYRYLVGATLVASSAVDNVPRIPREDHFRPIGIPPPIASENLNLDANNLPMGSFVITGEPSASWSGSSAPYSLASAEVNWLIALLHAASAQSVSQLVAVSHDSPREVTPLLHGYQGFDSLANLSETIDGRHAIAGTAAVNLKTAAGQVQVVQHFVIRALKVRLNATSITQVVN, encoded by the coding sequence GTGGCGTTGGGATTGCTTCTCGTCGGCAGGATTGGGCTGTTCTATGCTCGATCATCGATTGTTGGCGGGGAGAAAATCAGAGCGGTTGTCGATGCCCGACAAGGAAAGCCATGGCCCACCGGGGTGATTGCGTTGCTCCGGATTCCCGGGATCAGCCTGGTTGCACCGGTGGAGCAGGGAGTTGGCGATAACGTCTTGAATGTTGCGGTTGGACATCTCCCCTCCAGTGTGATGCCCGGTGTGGCAGGAACGTCAATCATCGCCGCTCATAACGTGAGTTGGTTCTCTGGTCTCGGAGGTCTGCGACGCGGGAGTCTTGTTGAGGTTGATACTCCGACACAACAGCAGGTCTATCGAGTGGACTGGCACAAAGTTGTCCATACAGGTTCGCCAGTGGTCGATACTGCAACGCCTAGTGTCGTTCTTGAGGCATGCTGGCCACTCAATGCTCTGTACCTCACGTCATATCGATACCTCGTGGGTGCAACACTGGTGGCATCGTCAGCCGTTGACAATGTTCCGAGGATCCCGAGGGAGGATCACTTTCGGCCCATTGGCATTCCCCCGCCAATTGCGAGCGAGAACCTTAACCTCGATGCCAACAATCTCCCGATGGGTTCTTTCGTTATCACCGGTGAACCATCCGCGTCATGGTCGGGATCCAGCGCCCCTTACTCGTTGGCTAGTGCTGAGGTGAACTGGTTAATCGCGTTGTTGCACGCAGCGAGTGCTCAAAGTGTTTCCCAGCTCGTTGCGGTGAGTCATGACTCACCGCGTGAAGTTACTCCGTTACTCCATGGTTATCAAGGATTTGATTCACTTGCGAACTTGTCAGAAACAATCGATGGTCGACATGCTATCGCTGGAACTGCCGCAGTCAATCTCAAGACGGCGGCTGGACAAGTGCAGGTGGTTCAACATTTTGTTATTCGTGCGCTCAAGGTGCGGTTGAATGCGACGTCGATCACGCAAGTAGTCAATTGA